ACATACTTgtgaaaacttgaaaaatgtaaaatatttctttaacatttatttgttaaatcatACAGTGCTAATTAATATTCAcgatatgtttttatattgcaatattacgaGTATTTTAAACtcttatatctatttttgtaaaagatacataattttgcgaaactaaatttataatcttatatcaaatttaaatttgttttttttgcaggcaaataataaagaatcgcgttttcttaaatagataaattttgatCTTATCTGTTTCTAATATAGTTTTATGCAAgcaacatttttctaaaaacatttcgtatttcataaataaagaatttataactttacaaaaataaattcttatcaattctttttaattcaaCAATTTCTTATGTAAGAATAATATAGGATATAGAGAATGAAACAAATCATACTTGTTTTGAGAGAATAAAagctataaataattctttaatgttatttaatatggTAAATACTGTACAGATTAGTATgtttacaattacaattacattacaattacTGATTCTTATTGCACGTGCGCCTCGATATTAACGGATTgatctttaaatttatatcattcgAGCATCTGTGTTAAGCAACAATTTCCTTTTGCTGCATTATGACAATTTTTGTTAGTTATTTTTTGCCATTTGATATatcttacaaaaaaataagtaaaaagttttaaactgataataattattccatACAGTTTATTTTCTGGAATGTCAAGctttgtaattgttttattattattacgtgcGCAGATTTTAGAATGTTGTGAATAAGTATATGTTTcctgtaatttaatttagtgaTTAGATTCACGGgttattttttctgtttcaggaAAATACGAGTATTGAAGAACCAGGGGAAAATGGTAAGACATgccttttatttaatatttacatggTAAGACATgccttttatttaatatttactagttttttttattgattataataaatatttggcaaaaatatcagtaatatgTACTATTGACAATAAGAAATGCATTAGAATTGTATAATtggtattaataatattgttatcataaaaagtatattattaaattaatcagcGTTTGCtggtgatattatttttattagaggaAAATCGTAGAAAAACCTAGTTTATATTTGAAACGCGAAAGAAGAATTCTTTATTCGATTGCATAACACTTTTGTATGAATCAATTTACATTGAGTGCCATTAATACGTACGATAACGCGCTCGTTGAAGTAATATATGTAGGTAATGCTGTTCCAGATACGTAGTGATAAATTAAGAAGATTAATTTCAATCTAAAGCTGTTGAATCTTCGCACGTATATTTGGATCTTAATAAGTTAAAGACTCTTTGTTTTAAGTTGTATTCATCTATTGATGAATAAAAGAAGTCGCACTAAGATTAGAAAGAtatgagaagaaaaataaaagttttgagATTAGAATTAAGTTCATCATACTATGGGAGAATTTGGATGGAGAAGATTTTAGAAGCTACATTCTTGcactgtttttatttaataagctGGAAATATCATGTTCTTTTATAGAAGTGCTCGTAGAAATGGGATGCGTAGGAATCTGTGGGTCGGATGTTCATTATCTTGTTAATGGCAGAATCGGCGATTTTATAGTGAAGAAACCCATGATCATCGGTCACGAGTCTTCCGGAACCGTTTCCAAGCTTGGGAAAAATGTCAAGAATTTAAAAGTACGTATCTATATGTCATGCACGTacatttacttacaattaattactttCTCTTGTGAGTTAATATAGCATGCTTTCCATTTATTGatacaagtcgacacaaatgtcattctatctttctttgcATTCAATGAATAACAAAGACAGAACAACACTTGTGTCAACTTGTGTCAGTAAATAGAAAGCATCTATAGgtagataatattaaagaatttattcgcGTTATTCTcccatataaaatatataatatgatatgtttttgatattatcttgttatttttttttatttttttataggtcGGTGATCGTGTTGCCATTGAGCCTGGTGTGCCTTGCAGGATATGCACGTATTGTAAAGAAGGACGTTATAATCTGTGCAAGGATATGGTGTTTTGCGCAACTCCACCCGTGCACGGCAGCTTAAGACGTTTTTACAAGCATGCAGCCGATTTCTGTTTCAAGTACGCATCGTTAATTACGTATTTCGCTTACACATAATTACGGTAAAACCGATAATATGCAAACAATGATGCAAGGCAGCTGGATAGAGCTCTTTTTttgaatacaataaaataatttgataaaacatATCGTCGcagatggaaaaaaaattcaacttcTGCATTTATGATCTTTTGTAACAGATTGCCCGATCATGTGAGTTTAGAGGAAGGAGCGCTTTTAGAGCCATTGTCAGTGGCAGTACACACTTGCAAACGGGCGGAAATCGGAATCAATTCCAAAGTATTAATTCTGGGTGCTGGCCCGATCGGTTTAATGACGTTGCTCGTAGCCAAAGCCATGGGCGCGAACAAAATAGTTATCACGGGTATGTGtttaaaggataaaatttgaggcgaaagaaaaata
This genomic stretch from Temnothorax longispinosus isolate EJ_2023e chromosome 9, Tlon_JGU_v1, whole genome shotgun sequence harbors:
- the LOC139819434 gene encoding sorbitol dehydrogenase isoform X3 translates to MAKNNLSAVLYGINDLRLENTSIEEPGENEVLVEMGCVGICGSDVHYLVNGRIGDFIVKKPMIIGHESSGTVSKLGKNVKNLKVGDRVAIEPGVPCRICTYCKEGRYNLCKDMVFCATPPVHGSLRRFYKHAADFCFKLPDHVSLEEGALLEPLSVAVHTCKRAEIGINSKVLILGAGPIGLMTLLVAKAMGANKIVITDMVQSRLNVAKKLGADGTYLVQNNRSEEDTVADIHAIFEGEPNRTIDACGAQATIRLAILATETGGVMVLVGLGTPEVQIPLINALTREVDIRGVFRYANDYNDALNLVASGKINVNPLITHNYKIEEAKQAFETSRTGAGGAIKVMIHCK